The Symphalangus syndactylus isolate Jambi chromosome 1, NHGRI_mSymSyn1-v2.1_pri, whole genome shotgun sequence DNA segment GCTTGCTAGATTCTGGTGGGAAATCCATATGCCTTTTGCATGTTATCATTACCCCTTTTGGAATATTATTCCACAGACCTGTTCCCTACCTAAGCAGAAAAACAGCATCATCACTTCAGCATCTCTTTAGAAATCCCTCACTCACAGAATGAGTTGCTGCAATAGAAAAATACTGCAAGCTAGTGAAGAAACAGCCTGTGATTTTCCACAGTTTCCCCTGTAAGTcttggcctttttcttttaacaggTGGTTCCATCAAGGTCCTAATCCCTACAATGGAGCACAGGACTGGATTTACTCTGGCAGCTACTGGGACAGAAATTACTTCAATTTGCCTGACATTTATTAAAATGCATACAAGTCAGGGTGTTTGGCTAATCTACAAATAAGTCTTAAacctatgtttttaaatttttttcccttggtttctacttatctttaaaaaagaaaaagaaaaaacactcatGAGATAACTGCATTTCACCCAACAAAAGCAAGGTATAAGGTGATATTGGTGATGAAAGTCTTAGGAAAAACGCATAATTTTGCTATAAAACGTACTTATTTGGAATACTATTTTATATAGAGGTAAGAGAAAACTGCTGGGGAATATGCTTTTTATGGTTGCTGTTGCCATATTTACTGAAGGTTTATACCTAAATGTAACTTTAGCTTTATGGAACTATATAGTAATCCCAAATCaagttattttgaatatttttatgctGTCATGCTTGAATGTTTTAGATGTAACCTTTGACATATTTAGAACTCTCCTCCTATACAATGTTTATTGCTCAAATGTAGAGGTTATGTCATTTTATAAAGACTCCATTGATAAGATGGCTTTTATTCATACTAATCCTCCCAATTTTACCCCTTCCAtcttccaagaagaaaaaaaaatgcctgaatAATCAGAATAGATATTTCTGATTTGAAAATTCTAAAGAATTAAACTGGAAAAGTATTTCGTTTACTTAGTGCTCTGAATTTACTTTTACAGTTTTCTGCagtcagtatcattaaaatgtttaagtttacatttgaactgaaaatatgtataaaatctaGCAATTCACAAAAATGCCCTAGAAATATAGATTTTAATCACTATTACATAATAACAAACCTTGTTAAATGCTTCCACTTCCAGTGGCAAATGCCACTAGAGAAATTAAGTTGCACTCATGTATGTAAGtataaaactatataaaaggAGGTCTTGTGCATTTCAAGTTTGCAAGGTACCTGTGTACTTAAAATATGTGTGGAGACCTACTGTACAGTAGTTTTGCCCCTTTAATTGGGGCACATTAATCTTAAATCTTATAGTATTTATCCACCCAAACCCCAGACTGAGATACTGCTCCCAGGGGCCTTAGGTAGCTGCCAGTCCATGATTTTAATTGCTGTCTTGAAGTTAACAAGTGTTATAATGAAATAATCTACCTGATGCTAAATAAAGGCTTTAGAATGTTCCCCAAAAGtgtggtttcttttaaaatttcaaatatactaaTGTTGCCACTTAATACTATCCCAAATTGTTAGAAGTGTCCTATGAAAGAAGTCCTTGTGGTACCATAGCTCCCAGGGCCAAGGAGATAACCAATTACCTGGCATGCATGCATAGTGGTAAGTAGGCATTTAGCATTCAGTTAATCTCTGGATAGACACAGCATAGAGAGGTGCTACTGTATTCATTCGGTGTGAATCTCAAATGCAGAATCAAGTGGAACTACCTGGTTAGAAAATTTGTTACTAGATCTGTTTGTTAGAGTGGGAATGGTTTAAAAGTATATACATAGGAGTTGGAAAATGCTATTGCTTTATAAGTCTGAAAAGATAGGCCTTTtgtgtttggttggttggttgtagTCTTCGTAAATTACAAAAAAAGGCAATACAAAATTGTATGCTTGCATGAAGTTTATTGATACATTACACTGGTGGCAGACTCCTCCCTGAAATGTTGACCCAAACAGCGTCATTTCTGGATCTGTTAGGAATAATGCAAACATTGAATTGTTTAAAGTTAAACATGAAACTGAACATGTGAAATGAGTAGAAGATCAGAAATGCAAGGTTTACCCTCCTGCTCTGTTACTAAGCTTAACTAGTTACCTATGGGCTTTTGCACTGAAATATCCCAGCAATTTCATGCTGAAAACAGCCATTTTGGCAATTCCACTAGAAGTTCATAAAGAGTTTGAAGAAGTACATGTAGCCCTAAGATAATTTTGTCTTTCCTTAAATATAGTAACTTGTCCTTGAGCCTGCTTATGAATGAAATCTAGCTTTTGTCGATCTCTCAGATGTTCAACCTAAAATTCCCACTAATTATTTTAAGTAACTAATTGGTATATAACACTTCTGTACTTTCAACTCATCTCCCCACTTCCTCTGTTGACCTCCCCCTTACTGCTAATCTGTTTTCCACATAGCAGCCCAAGGGATCTAATAAAAACAGGAATCTGATtctatcaatcaatcagtcattCTTCTGCTTAAAACACTTGTGCTGCCTTCCCATTGAACTTTCAATCAAaatctttcttcattttatacaatcatctccccatttcccccccAGCCAGTCTCACTGTGGCCTACTTTGCTGTCTCTGGAACCCCCATGTTCTTTTCTGCCCTAGGATACAGCCTGGGTGCACTGTGCAAAGCTGGCTCCTTCTCGTGCTCGGGTGTCAGTTTACATCTGAGCCTGAACACCCTATCTATCTAATAGTGACAAAGGTAGGCCTGTGTCAGTACCTTGTTTTCTCCATAATACTTTACTTTACATGTTGTAATACACTTTTTTGTCTGTCTCCCCAACTAAGATGTAGGTCCCTTGTTTTTGCTCACTTTACTGTCCACACATAGGGGAGGACGGCTAGCATAAGGCTTGCCATTAAGtatgaatgaaaaattaaaaaatgatttgtgaGTGATCAAACTCTCTCATCCACAGTTAATCTCAGCTGTTGTTTAGCTCTTTACTCTTGCCTCTCACTTATCCATCTACTGCCTCTTACCACGTGGATTAAGTGCTCCGTTACATAATCAAGACTTTTCTCTCTTACCTTGCTCTTCAGTTGTTCCCATCTCCTCCCTACTCCCTAAACATGCCAACTAAATTGtcctgttttaaaaatccatcccCTTTTTGCATCTACCACTGTGTTAGGCAATGGGCTAGGTAGTCAAAGGCGAGTGAGTTCATTAGTTTCGTGTATCAGGCGTCAAATCCTTGGCATGAGTCATTATGGTACAGTGCACCTGCTGTGCATTTATTAGTAACTGGTGGTTAGGAAGTTGGAGACAATAACCCCAGGAAATTAGAGTATACCCCAACTTATTAtctcaaattgtttttaaatctctaaatCCCTAGGTCAAGAAATCAAAATGCTTAAAACGCGCGTGTGTTAAGGCCTAAATATTATGGTAGGAAACTGTACCTACCAGTTTTCAGTTTCTGCTTTGCGAACTTTGTGAGCAGTAGTCACGGTTACCTCCCCAGCAATACCGTAACTTCCAAAGGGAGCACATTTGTCACCAGATCCTGAAATTTTTCTAGCTACATCTTCTACTGGGAAAGcaacagaaaggaaaacagggCTTTTTGGCCTGGGGACATCTTGTCCACTTGGAGGATTAGCATTCTGGGGACTTAGGGTATGTTTCTGGTATTTCTCATCTGCAGGAACAGCAGTGGGCACTTGCATTGCAACACATCTCAAGACACCTGACTGTGAAACAACAGCATGTCCAGGAAGAGGTTTCCATCCCTGTGCTTCCTGAACATTTGAGCCTACTAAGATAAAAGGTGGGGCACTGGTCTTCTTGGTGTCGCCCATCACATAAGTTGGAAAAGTGACTTTTGGTGGATGCTGCTGAAACTGTGGATCCTTAGGATTAGATAAATAGAGGGTTGCTTGGGGAAAAGGCCCAGGTGCAGGTGGCGGTGATGGGTGACCTTGTTGATTCTTATCAGTTAGACAATATAGGGTCCACATGTTAGAATATGGTGGTGGTTGTCCTCGTTCACTTGCTgccattgctataaaaaaaaattttgcaggAATTAAAGTTTTGGTCTCTGTATCAGGCACTATGCATAGTAATGTCTTTGTAAGTCTCTTTTACATATAAAACAGCTGTAGTGATATGTACCATAGAGCATGCTATAGAGAGGGCTGCATAATCGTGTTTGCTTGACAGTGTGAAAGAGATTCTCCACAGTTGAAAAACGAGAACAGTGTTGTGGTGGCAAGTGGCAGGGACACTATAGTTGTGGCTGAAGAAGCACTCTTATTCTAAGTTGTGGTTTCCAGCTACTTCAACTTTAGACGTGGCTTCTATAGGATCCTCGCAGACGAAACTGGTCAACACAACCTTTAGCTTTACCCAAGTCAATTGAAGAGTGTGTTAAGCCATTAAAGGACGCGTTAGTGCATCTGCATAGTGTTTTATTTCCTAAAGAAGTTAGCACTAGGTATCATCTTCACCACATAATCAAAATCTCTCTGGCCCTTCACAGGCACCATTATCTCCCATTAATTTGTTACCACACATAAAACGTCACATAATCTAGGATTGAGAACCCCAGAGAGCACCCCTTTTAGGCAAGACTTGAAATCATAGATCCTAGGCGGCAGTAAAAGGCTGGTTGGTCCCACAGGGATTCTTTGGGTTGAGAAAAACAGGTTTAGGAGTGCCATCTATAATGCAAGTGTGACCTGCCTCTTGAAGACAGTACTGTCTTGGGAGAACCAAGTCCCAGAAGATGGGACCTCGGAGAAAAGGTTCCCAATAGAGGAGTTTCACTTTGCCCAAATGTGCCTAGTTCACCTTTGGAACACTGGGCCATCTATCCCCGGTGCAGCCTTTTTGCTTCccctgaaaagaaaataacactacgagccgggcgtggtggcacacgcctgtaatcccagcactttgggaggccgaggcgagtggatcacctgaggtcgggagttcgagaccagcctgaccaacatggagaaaccccatctctactaaaaatacaaaattagccgggcatggtggtgcatgcctgtaatcccagctactcggaaggctgaggcaggagaatcacttgaacccgggaggtggaggttgtggtgagccaagatcacgccactgcactccagcctgggcaacaagagcaaaactccatctcaaaaaaaaaaaaaaaaaaaaaaaaaaaacactacgcACATGATTAAGTGGCCATTTTTCCAATAGCTCCAGATACTTtcaagtaatctttttttttaagcttgttGAAATATATGTACAAGCCAGGTCTTCAGCTGTCTCACAGGGAGAGAGGTTTTGATAATCTGAATTTTTGGTTAACATCCTTAGTGTTGTGGACTGTTGTCCTTTAGAAATAGTTAAGCATTTGAAAACAGTGACTTGGTCTGGATGTGCTGCTTAAGCCACAAATATAGTGCCAGTCCCACACGCTCCACTCCCAGCGCTGCCCTCTGCCTTTCCAGCTGTGCAGAATCCCTGTCACACTGCCAGACAAAATGTGATCTTTTCTAAATACCTGCTTTGCTAACACTTTTTGAATCACTCTGGCTCAGTTAAGAGTCAGGATTGAGAGAGTTTTTGCAAAAGGAATGGGGGGTTGGCTCATGCATGTCCCTTCTGTCCCTAAAAAGAGAAGGGCCCCTGCAATTATCCATAAGGCAGGAAGGTGAGCAGACCAAATGCCATAATTAGATGGAGATGAAGGTCACATCATGTCTTTGTCACAGGAAAACATGGTGATAGTTAAACAGCCAAGAAAGCAGCTTGATTTTGGCACTTGCCAGGGAGAGGGAACTGATCAAAGGAAGCCAATTACGTGAACTGCGTCT contains these protein-coding regions:
- the CABYR gene encoding calcium-binding tyrosine phosphorylation-regulated protein isoform X7, encoding MISSKPRLVVPYGLKTLLEGISRAVLKTNPSNINQFAAAYFQELTMYRVEKWSEGTTPQKKLECLKEPGKTSVESKVPTQMEKSTDTDEDNVTRTEYSDKTTQFPSVYAEPGTEQTEAVGDLSSKPATPKTTTPPSSPPPTAVLPEFAYVPADPAQLAAQMLAMAASERGQPPPYSNMWTLYCLTDKNQQGHPSPPPAPGPFPQATLYLSNPKDPQFQQHPPKVTFPTYVMGDTKKTSAPPFILVGSNVQEAQGWKPLPGHAVVSQSGVLRCVAMQVPTAVPADEKYQKHTLSPQNANPPSGQDVPRPKSPVFLSVAFPVEDVARKISGSGDKCAPFGSYGIAGEVTVTTAHKVRKAETEN
- the CABYR gene encoding calcium-binding tyrosine phosphorylation-regulated protein isoform X5: MISSKPRLVVPYGLKTLLEGISRAVLKTNPSNINQFAAAYFQELTMYRGNTTMDIKDLVKQFHQIKVEKWSEGTTPQKKLECLKEPGKTSVESKVPTQMEKSTDTDEDNVTRTEYSDKTTQFPSVYAEPGTEQTEAVGDLSSKPATPKTTTPPSSPPPTAVLPEFAYVPADPAQLAAQMLAMAASERGQPPPYSNMWTLYCLTDKNQQGHPSPPPAPGPFPQATLYLSNPKDPQFQQHPPKVTFPTYVMGDTKKTSAPPFILVGSNVQEAQGWKPLPGHAVVSQSGVLRCVAMQVPTAVPADEKYQKHTLSPQNANPPSGQDVPRPKSPVFLSVAFPVEDVARKISGSGDKCAPFGSYGIAGEVTVTTAHKVRKAETEN
- the CABYR gene encoding calcium-binding tyrosine phosphorylation-regulated protein isoform X4 produces the protein MISSKPRLVVPYGLKTLLEGISRAVLKTNPSNINQFAAAYFQELTMYRGNTTMDIKDLVKQFHQIKVEKWSEGTTPQKKLECLKEPGKTSVESKVPTQMEKSTDTDEDNVTRTEYSDKTTQFPSVYAEPGTEQTEAVGDLSSKPATPKTTTPPSSPPPTAVLPEFAYVPADPAQLAAQMLAMAASERGQPPPYSNMWTLYCLTDKNQQGHPSPPPAPGPFPQATLYLSNPKDPQFQQHPPKVTFPTYVMGDTKKTSAPPFILVGSNVQEAQGWKPLPGHAVVSQSGVLRCVAMQVPTAVPADEKYQKHTLSPQNANPPSGQDVPRPKSPVFLSVAFPVEDVARKISGSGDKCAPFGSYGIAGEVTVTTAHKVRKAETENW
- the CABYR gene encoding calcium-binding tyrosine phosphorylation-regulated protein isoform X6; amino-acid sequence: MISSKPRLVVPYGLKTLLEGISRAVLKTNPSNINQFAAAYFQELTMYRVEKWSEGTTPQKKLECLKEPGKTSVESKVPTQMEKSTDTDEDNVTRTEYSDKTTQFPSVYAEPGTEQTEAVGDLSSKPATPKTTTPPSSPPPTAVLPEFAYVPADPAQLAAQMLAMAASERGQPPPYSNMWTLYCLTDKNQQGHPSPPPAPGPFPQATLYLSNPKDPQFQQHPPKVTFPTYVMGDTKKTSAPPFILVGSNVQEAQGWKPLPGHAVVSQSGVLRCVAMQVPTAVPADEKYQKHTLSPQNANPPSGQDVPRPKSPVFLSVAFPVEDVARKISGSGDKCAPFGSYGIAGEVTVTTAHKVRKAETENW